In Candidatus Latescibacter sp., one DNA window encodes the following:
- a CDS encoding sugar phosphate isomerase/epimerase family protein: MSHRMSRRQALASGAAAAGLFFGLSGTRNAGAWPPGPDEKLVRNLKPGSTPIRLASYLGRNAKETWGDAMKRLRDSGYTAVVTSPEPIIKLNDSELTELRSAMKQYDVVVFEVGGYTNMIHPDLATRQKNLKHLAMCIETADKINCPMVGTISGSLDPVNFFNVTPENWTEKTWKMLVESMKQVLKDTSGMKAAIGMEAQVTTNIDGPKAHKRLIDDVGDKRCAVNLDPVNMVSLATYYHTTELLNECFDLLGESILGCHAKDTYIIPDQQTVHVQEVCSGRGVMDYETYLVRLSRMKWPRALLPEHIPNDQYAEAYAYIRKVAAKVGAKFYG, translated from the coding sequence ATGTCGCATCGTATGTCACGCCGTCAGGCTCTCGCTTCGGGCGCCGCTGCCGCCGGTCTGTTTTTCGGCCTTTCAGGAACAAGGAACGCCGGTGCCTGGCCTCCGGGACCGGACGAAAAGCTCGTCCGCAATTTGAAACCCGGCTCCACTCCGATCCGTCTCGCATCCTATCTGGGGCGAAACGCAAAGGAAACATGGGGAGACGCCATGAAACGGCTCAGGGATAGCGGCTATACCGCGGTGGTGACAAGTCCGGAGCCGATTATTAAGCTGAACGATTCAGAATTGACAGAGCTTCGTTCGGCGATGAAACAGTACGATGTGGTGGTCTTCGAGGTCGGCGGCTATACCAACATGATCCACCCGGATTTGGCCACCCGCCAGAAAAACCTGAAACATCTCGCCATGTGCATTGAGACCGCTGACAAAATCAATTGCCCCATGGTCGGCACCATCTCCGGCAGCCTTGATCCCGTGAATTTTTTCAACGTCACTCCCGAAAACTGGACGGAGAAAACCTGGAAGATGCTCGTCGAGAGTATGAAGCAGGTCCTGAAAGATACTTCCGGCATGAAAGCCGCCATCGGCATGGAGGCCCAGGTCACTACAAACATAGACGGCCCCAAAGCGCACAAACGGCTTATCGATGATGTGGGCGACAAGCGGTGCGCGGTGAACCTTGACCCGGTCAACATGGTTTCCCTTGCCACATACTATCACACCACCGAGCTTTTGAACGAGTGCTTCGACCTTCTCGGAGAGAGCATCCTCGGCTGCCACGCCAAGGACACCTACATTATTCCCGACCAGCAGACAGTGCATGTGCAGGAGGTCTGTTCAGGAAGGGGGGTCATGGATTACGAGACTTACCTTGTTCGCCTGAGCCGGATGAAATGGCCGCGCGCGCTTCTCCCCGAGCACATTCCCAACGACCAGTACGCCGAGGCGTACGCTTACATACGGAAAGTTGCGGCGAAAGTGGGGGCCAAGTTCTACGGGTGA
- a CDS encoding MFS transporter yields the protein MTGQAVTSSPVAERARRRIMRRILPYLFILYVIAYIDRANVGMAGLEMSKALGFTAEVFGFGAGIFFIGYFLLEIPGSLIVEKWSARGWIARIMISWGIVAVGMGFIHTATQFYVMRFLLGAAEAGFFPGIIVYLSHWFRSEDRAKAIAMFMAATPISFIIGSPISGLLLGINWFHTDGWRWLFIIEGVPAIIFGIVTIFYLTDWPHQAKWLEADEREWITSELEREKQLKQKKHSYRIWEAFKNRDVILLTGAYFLIVTSGYGLSLWLPVLVKKISGSSNVMVSLIVTLPFCFQLISMLLVGWSSDRTGERRLHTVVPMIALGIGLLLSAVLQNNVVLSVSMLCLAGAGLGYLPCFWSIPTSFLTGATAAATIGLINSVGNLGGFVGPSVVGWLNTATGSFFGGLLYLSLSALVGTGLILALRPVKQKAAAAEK from the coding sequence ATGACAGGCCAGGCAGTCACCTCATCTCCTGTTGCGGAGCGCGCTCGCCGTCGCATCATGCGCCGTATTCTCCCCTATCTCTTTATTCTTTACGTCATCGCCTACATAGATCGTGCCAACGTCGGCATGGCGGGGTTGGAGATGTCAAAAGCTCTGGGCTTCACGGCAGAAGTTTTTGGCTTTGGAGCGGGCATTTTCTTCATCGGCTATTTCCTGCTGGAGATTCCCGGCTCTCTGATTGTCGAGAAGTGGAGCGCTCGCGGCTGGATTGCCCGCATAATGATCTCCTGGGGGATAGTGGCTGTTGGAATGGGCTTCATCCACACGGCGACGCAGTTCTACGTGATGCGATTCCTGCTGGGAGCGGCGGAAGCGGGATTTTTTCCCGGAATTATTGTCTACCTCAGCCACTGGTTTCGGTCTGAGGATCGGGCAAAGGCAATAGCCATGTTTATGGCGGCAACCCCGATTTCCTTTATCATTGGCTCGCCAATCTCAGGTTTGCTGCTTGGAATAAATTGGTTCCATACGGATGGCTGGCGCTGGCTTTTCATTATTGAAGGCGTTCCCGCCATAATCTTTGGGATAGTTACAATCTTTTACCTGACAGATTGGCCGCACCAGGCTAAATGGCTGGAGGCTGATGAACGCGAATGGATTACCTCAGAACTGGAACGGGAGAAGCAGCTCAAACAGAAGAAGCATTCCTACCGCATCTGGGAAGCTTTTAAAAACCGCGATGTCATCCTTCTGACAGGAGCTTATTTCCTGATCGTCACCAGCGGGTATGGTCTTAGCTTATGGCTTCCCGTACTCGTAAAAAAAATATCCGGGTCATCTAACGTAATGGTCAGCCTTATCGTTACTCTTCCTTTTTGTTTTCAACTGATCTCAATGTTGCTGGTCGGCTGGTCGTCTGATCGCACAGGGGAGCGGCGTTTGCATACAGTCGTACCAATGATCGCACTTGGCATCGGTTTACTGCTGAGCGCTGTTCTGCAGAACAATGTTGTTCTTTCAGTATCCATGTTATGCCTTGCGGGGGCTGGCTTGGGTTATTTGCCTTGTTTTTGGTCCATTCCAACGAGCTTTCTTACCGGGGCCACGGCTGCGGCAACCATTGGTCTAATTAATTCGGTGGGGAACCTCGGGGGCTTCGTCGGGCCATCTGTCGTAGGCTGGTTGAACACGGCGACTGGTTCTTTCTTCGGAGGCTTGCTTTATCTATCACTATCAGCGCTTGTAGGGACTGGTTTGATTCTTGCACTTCGGCCTGTCAAACAGAAGGCGGCGGCGGCAGAAAAATAG